A DNA window from Nitrospira sp. contains the following coding sequences:
- a CDS encoding hypothetical protein (Evidence 4 : Unknown function but conserved in other organisms; MaGe:77307430) encodes MINQNHQQPKTPNPKLTVIARMMTPGVVQIPGDVTVTEAASLLEREQMPCLLVKDTDLHFGLMTPSDIVKKVVALGLAPDDIEVRAIMSQPVCFIEYDRAADEATSLMMSSGAPILIVTKQEQPVGVLTARDLVLSPKRCHTRVPAIIGVMGSDSPEAHQQAIIVQLSHVGATVRTSAVLLPGTRVFLNFSLPELSAPLTVTGTILEEYDPLYESGKAGTVESPSIDIQFTELSPADQSRIKAWVLQNSPKSTDLA; translated from the coding sequence ATGATAAACCAAAACCATCAACAACCGAAGACCCCGAACCCTAAACTCACAGTGATCGCACGCATGATGACTCCAGGCGTCGTTCAAATTCCCGGTGATGTCACCGTCACCGAAGCGGCCTCCCTTCTGGAGCGTGAACAGATGCCGTGCCTCCTGGTGAAAGACACCGACCTGCACTTTGGGTTGATGACACCATCCGATATCGTCAAGAAAGTAGTTGCCCTGGGCCTTGCGCCTGATGATATCGAAGTCCGAGCGATCATGTCTCAACCTGTGTGCTTCATTGAATACGATCGCGCGGCAGATGAGGCCACATCCTTGATGATGTCTTCCGGCGCTCCCATTTTGATTGTCACAAAACAGGAGCAGCCGGTCGGCGTCTTGACCGCGCGCGATCTTGTTTTATCGCCTAAACGCTGCCACACGCGCGTCCCGGCCATCATCGGCGTTATGGGCTCCGATTCACCTGAGGCCCACCAGCAGGCTATCATCGTTCAACTCAGTCATGTCGGCGCGACGGTCCGGACCTCGGCGGTTTTGCTGCCCGGCACACGAGTCTTTCTGAATTTCTCTCTTCCGGAACTATCGGCTCCTCTGACCGTGACCGGAACGATTCTCGAAGAGTATGACCCACTCTACGAGTCCGGAAAAGCCGGAACGGTGGAAAGCCCGAGCATCGACATCCAATTCACCGAACTCTCGCCAGCCGATCAGTCTCGCATCAAAGCGTGGGTCCTTCAGAACTCGCCCAAATCGACCGATCTAGCCTAG
- a CDS encoding hypothetical protein (Evidence 4 : Unknown function but conserved in other organisms; MaGe:77307431), with amino-acid sequence MKSTQHRPRTTLSNDEVLTQIRGLLDSPEDDLHATLMKELLTGVLKFHDSHLDLLDLKIINRAIKELRHAFTVFNRYHDRRKVSIFGSARTPSDDPNYRLAHRFAEQVVKAGYMVITGGADGIMRASQEGAGRENSFGVNIMLPFEQGANATIANDPKLITFKYFFTRKLMFQKEANAIVLFPGGFGTHDEGFEILTLAQTGKSDPQPIVCMQASGCDYWDDWSAFIVKQLLKRRLINEEDLSLFKVVNSAEAAVDEISAFYRRYHSIRFVGKSMAMRLSSPIAEEHLEQIQTQFGDLLSEGRFELRAALEEELDEPAIASLPRLVFPFNRRSAGRLRQLINYVNGL; translated from the coding sequence ATGAAATCCACACAACACCGCCCTCGCACTACTCTTTCCAACGATGAAGTCCTGACTCAGATTCGCGGACTCTTGGATAGTCCTGAAGACGACCTTCACGCCACCCTGATGAAGGAACTGTTGACTGGCGTGCTGAAGTTTCACGATTCGCATCTCGATCTCTTAGACCTGAAGATTATTAACCGCGCCATCAAGGAACTGCGCCACGCCTTTACCGTCTTTAACCGGTATCACGACCGGCGGAAAGTCAGCATCTTCGGCTCTGCACGCACGCCCTCCGATGACCCCAATTATCGGCTGGCCCATCGCTTCGCGGAACAAGTGGTGAAAGCCGGCTACATGGTGATCACCGGCGGCGCAGACGGCATTATGCGAGCCTCGCAGGAAGGAGCCGGACGCGAGAACAGTTTCGGCGTGAATATCATGCTGCCGTTTGAGCAAGGCGCGAACGCCACGATCGCCAACGATCCCAAGCTGATCACCTTCAAATACTTTTTCACCCGCAAACTGATGTTCCAGAAAGAAGCCAACGCCATCGTGCTATTCCCCGGCGGCTTTGGAACGCACGACGAAGGCTTTGAAATCTTGACCTTGGCGCAAACCGGCAAGAGCGACCCGCAACCGATTGTCTGCATGCAAGCCTCCGGATGCGATTATTGGGACGATTGGTCCGCCTTTATTGTGAAGCAACTCCTGAAACGACGGTTGATCAACGAAGAAGACCTCAGCCTCTTCAAGGTCGTCAACTCAGCGGAAGCGGCGGTGGACGAAATTTCGGCGTTCTACCGCCGCTACCACTCCATTCGATTTGTCGGAAAATCGATGGCAATGCGACTGAGCTCTCCCATCGCCGAAGAACACCTCGAACAAATCCAGACGCAATTCGGCGATCTACTCTCTGAAGGCCGGTTTGAACTGCGCGCGGCGCTGGAAGAAGAGTTGGACGAACCAGCCATCGCCAGCCTTCCTCGACTGGTCTTCCCCTTTAACCGTCGAAGCGCCGGGCGGCTTCGCCAGCTCATCAACTATGTGAATGGCCTCTAA
- a CDS encoding Phosphoesterase (MaGe:77307432), which translates to MKNSPPCRQFSNPPSTVLYHAECADGFGAAWAIWRQHPHARFIPVKHGNPPPADLKDQRVVIVDFSYSRQILEAMAAETDALLILDHHITAEQSLAGLPYAYFDLKKSGAVLGWEWAHGTQAPWLLQYIQDKDLWNWALPGSREISAAIASYPFDFQQWSRFTQPELEQEGRAILRYEQELVGKLAAQAVMVEFQGAVVPAVQSSILTSQIGERLSPNHPFCLIWHDRDNRRYFSMRSREDGTDVGSIAASFGGGGHTHAAGFSVPLNSDGSLPSNQDLPRPIIDRRRMP; encoded by the coding sequence ATGAAGAATTCGCCACCATGCCGCCAATTCAGCAATCCCCCGAGCACCGTCCTTTACCATGCCGAATGCGCCGATGGATTTGGCGCGGCTTGGGCCATCTGGCGGCAGCATCCTCACGCCCGATTCATTCCCGTCAAACACGGGAATCCCCCCCCGGCCGATCTCAAAGATCAGCGCGTCGTCATCGTCGACTTCAGCTATTCCCGACAGATTCTCGAGGCGATGGCCGCTGAGACAGACGCCCTGTTGATCCTCGATCACCATATTACCGCCGAACAGTCGCTGGCCGGCCTTCCCTACGCCTACTTTGACCTGAAGAAATCGGGCGCCGTGTTGGGGTGGGAATGGGCGCACGGAACCCAGGCGCCCTGGCTGCTGCAATACATCCAAGACAAAGATTTGTGGAACTGGGCGCTCCCCGGCAGCCGTGAGATCAGTGCCGCCATCGCCTCCTATCCGTTCGACTTTCAACAGTGGAGCCGGTTCACCCAACCTGAACTGGAACAGGAAGGCCGCGCGATCCTTCGATACGAACAGGAGCTTGTCGGGAAACTCGCCGCCCAGGCCGTGATGGTGGAATTTCAAGGCGCCGTCGTCCCAGCCGTACAGAGCTCCATCCTCACCAGCCAGATCGGAGAGCGCCTCTCGCCGAATCACCCCTTCTGCCTGATCTGGCACGACCGGGATAATCGCCGCTACTTCAGCATGCGATCCCGCGAAGACGGCACCGATGTGGGAAGCATCGCCGCCTCTTTCGGCGGCGGCGGCCATACCCATGCGGCCGGGTTTTCTGTGCCTCTCAATAGTGATGGGTCGCTCCCCTCAAACCAGGATCTGCCCCGGCCCATCATCGATCGCCGCCGCATGCCCTAG
- a CDS encoding Rhomboid family intramembrane serine protease (MaGe:77307433): MLPLRDDNPTERPPIVTIAIIAMCVLVFTYQFTLPDKPGETFAFQYGAIPAVIFSHAALPTDIAAIPATLTLLTSMFLHGGWMHLLGNMLYLWIFGNNIEDAMGHLKFAAFYILCGILAALSHALTDPSSQIPMVGASGAISAILGAYLLLYPRARVLVLIPPPFFGTTSVPAVIVLGFWFLGQLYSGGLSLGSHGGGIAFFAHIGGFVAGMALVGIFKQRNVPFFAPAHSGRYY; the protein is encoded by the coding sequence ATGCTTCCCCTGCGTGACGATAATCCGACTGAACGGCCCCCCATCGTGACGATTGCGATCATCGCGATGTGCGTGCTGGTATTTACCTACCAATTCACGCTTCCCGACAAGCCTGGTGAAACGTTTGCTTTTCAGTACGGCGCCATCCCTGCTGTCATTTTCAGTCATGCAGCCCTTCCAACCGACATCGCTGCCATTCCTGCAACATTGACTCTGCTCACAAGCATGTTTCTCCATGGCGGCTGGATGCATTTGCTCGGCAACATGCTCTACCTCTGGATCTTCGGCAATAATATCGAAGATGCCATGGGCCATCTCAAGTTCGCGGCCTTCTACATTCTTTGCGGAATCCTGGCCGCGCTGAGCCATGCCCTCACCGATCCGTCCTCTCAGATTCCCATGGTCGGCGCCAGTGGCGCCATTTCTGCCATCCTGGGAGCGTACCTGCTGCTCTATCCCAGAGCCCGTGTCCTGGTGCTGATCCCGCCTCCCTTCTTTGGAACCACCTCTGTGCCGGCTGTCATCGTCTTGGGGTTCTGGTTTTTAGGGCAGCTCTACAGCGGAGGGCTGTCACTGGGATCGCACGGCGGGGGGATTGCCTTCTTCGCGCACATCGGAGGATTCGTGGCGGGCATGGCCCTGGTAGGGATCTTTAAACAACGGAATGTGCCCTTCTTTGCCCCAGCGCATTCCGGACGGTACTACTAG
- a CDS encoding putative Histidine kinase (Evidence 3 : Putative function from multiple computational evidences; Product type e : enzyme; MaGe:77307434), with protein sequence MKIPASASSPQANSRFHHVLTHPRSRLLLLQCLVSVILSYELLFGTESVISRLNSDGMVVGMWACVGLLALLPSGWFEIAWVTGALVAVDTVLVTGTIYLSGNARPDLYVAYFIVMLVAASVRRMNHMIGLCLLLCAGYAALLYEGIVYSETVVVGHWLGVPVLLVMAVFYGLALETVTVVQEEKSALLKDVDLLKRTEEQLAASKIQLEARIAGLNKDLTQSQDKLQQGQAARQGLERRLREAQKMEAVGRMAAGIAKEFGELFAVIGKQTGVLLSQLPPNDPLRAASDEIFKTGEKAAALTAQLIALNWEDTQVRQALSVKAVLTDLQSAIRGLLPAQVDLAIHHDDIPIYAEVDREGLEKVLLQLVVNARDAMPSGGRLAIQTSLGAGLHSATQAHGAGKDLSHGVLVQVSDTGTGMNLDTQARMFEPFFSTKETNVGLGLTAVYGIVKQNGGTVEVDSRPGQGTVVRIWLPGARAAHAQEEQAPKSMLAKGDETILLIEEDEIHRKLVGAMLARHKYRVLEAASSVEAVMLTQRHQGIVHLTVSPLVLPEIGGRELARRLLNHQPTMRALFVSSYDEETIAHHRINRRCVLQHPYRQAGLVEKVREMLDAA encoded by the coding sequence ATGAAGATACCGGCGTCAGCATCGTCACCCCAGGCTAACAGCCGATTTCATCACGTTCTCACGCATCCCCGCTCGCGACTGCTTCTGCTGCAATGTTTGGTGAGTGTGATCCTGTCCTATGAGCTGCTGTTCGGCACGGAGTCGGTCATCAGCCGGTTGAATAGCGATGGGATGGTCGTCGGAATGTGGGCATGTGTGGGCCTGCTCGCGTTGTTGCCGAGCGGCTGGTTCGAGATAGCTTGGGTTACTGGCGCGCTCGTGGCTGTCGATACGGTGCTGGTGACCGGGACGATTTATCTGTCGGGAAACGCGCGCCCAGATCTCTATGTGGCGTACTTTATCGTGATGTTGGTGGCGGCCTCGGTGCGGCGCATGAATCACATGATAGGGCTGTGTCTTCTCCTTTGTGCCGGATATGCTGCATTGTTGTATGAAGGCATTGTCTATAGTGAAACCGTTGTGGTCGGCCATTGGCTTGGCGTGCCAGTGCTTCTGGTGATGGCGGTGTTTTATGGGTTGGCACTGGAAACGGTGACGGTTGTCCAGGAAGAGAAGTCGGCGTTGTTGAAAGATGTCGACTTATTGAAGCGCACGGAAGAGCAACTGGCTGCCAGCAAAATACAATTGGAGGCGCGCATCGCTGGACTGAACAAGGATCTGACGCAGTCCCAGGATAAGCTGCAACAGGGGCAGGCGGCGCGACAAGGGTTAGAACGGCGCCTGCGCGAGGCGCAGAAGATGGAGGCTGTCGGACGGATGGCGGCCGGAATTGCGAAGGAGTTCGGTGAGTTGTTTGCCGTGATCGGGAAGCAGACGGGTGTGTTGTTGAGCCAGTTGCCGCCCAACGATCCGTTGCGAGCGGCGTCCGACGAGATCTTCAAGACCGGTGAGAAGGCTGCGGCATTAACGGCTCAACTAATCGCGCTCAATTGGGAAGATACGCAGGTTCGTCAGGCGTTGTCGGTCAAGGCGGTCTTAACGGATCTTCAGAGCGCAATCCGTGGCCTTCTTCCTGCCCAGGTCGATCTGGCGATCCATCACGACGACATTCCAATCTATGCGGAGGTCGATCGCGAGGGGTTGGAAAAGGTCTTGCTCCAGCTGGTGGTCAATGCGCGGGATGCCATGCCAAGCGGTGGACGGCTGGCGATCCAGACCAGCTTGGGTGCGGGACTCCATAGCGCCACTCAGGCCCACGGGGCCGGTAAGGACCTATCTCACGGCGTGCTGGTTCAGGTCAGCGACACGGGAACAGGAATGAATCTGGACACGCAAGCGCGGATGTTCGAGCCGTTTTTTTCGACGAAAGAAACCAATGTTGGGCTTGGCCTGACAGCGGTGTATGGGATCGTCAAGCAAAACGGGGGAACCGTTGAGGTCGATAGCCGGCCAGGGCAAGGGACTGTCGTTCGGATCTGGTTGCCGGGCGCACGGGCGGCCCATGCGCAGGAAGAGCAGGCTCCCAAGTCGATGCTGGCCAAGGGAGACGAGACGATTTTATTGATCGAGGAAGATGAGATCCACCGTAAACTGGTCGGGGCGATGCTGGCCAGGCACAAGTATCGCGTGCTGGAGGCCGCTTCTTCCGTCGAAGCTGTAATGCTCACTCAGCGGCACCAAGGTATTGTGCATTTGACGGTAAGCCCCTTGGTCCTGCCTGAGATCGGAGGACGAGAGTTAGCCCGCCGGCTCCTCAATCATCAACCGACGATGAGAGCGCTGTTCGTGTCGAGTTATGACGAGGAGACGATAGCGCACCATCGGATCAATCGGCGCTGTGTCCTTCAGCATCCTTATCGACAAGCTGGATTGGTGGAGAAAGTCAGGGAAATGCTGGATGCCGCCTGA
- a CDS encoding N5-carboxyaminoimidazole ribonucleotide synthase (MaGe:77307435), translating into MIMPLLGPGAVLGVLGGGQLGAMFTRTALQLGYRVAVWDPDPDAPAHRFASQSFSAAFSDSSAYRDFSQLVSAVTLEWENVPASLCEQLSQTCPVRPSAAVLQVIQDRIEQKQFLQAQGLPVPSFSVVTDPAQLPSVVQAFGGAVICKTATAGYDGKGQWTIRRPADLVEAEAALRTMAPTGVRWIVESMVDYVRELSVLVVRSATGEHCLYPVVENRHEAGILRMTVAPAMISPEVAAQAKDVALRAVEALGGIGVFCVELFHLRGDGLLINEIAPRPHNSGHYTLDACAVSQFEQQVRALCGMPLGEVRLLSPAAMVNLIGHDVEKVTSSTGCRDLLTIPGAELHLYGKRTVRPGRKMGHVTFLAGSADEATDRASQFIKILAR; encoded by the coding sequence GTGATCATGCCGCTCCTTGGCCCTGGGGCCGTCCTTGGAGTATTGGGTGGTGGGCAGCTCGGCGCCATGTTCACGCGCACGGCGCTGCAGCTTGGGTACCGAGTCGCTGTCTGGGATCCGGATCCAGATGCGCCGGCTCATCGGTTTGCCAGTCAGTCGTTCTCCGCGGCCTTTTCGGACTCTTCAGCCTACCGCGACTTCAGCCAGCTTGTGTCTGCCGTGACGCTCGAATGGGAAAACGTCCCGGCATCGCTCTGTGAACAATTGAGCCAGACCTGCCCTGTCCGTCCGTCCGCCGCCGTGCTTCAGGTTATCCAAGATCGGATCGAGCAAAAACAATTTTTACAGGCGCAGGGGCTTCCGGTTCCATCGTTTTCGGTGGTGACGGATCCAGCGCAGCTCCCCAGCGTTGTGCAAGCCTTCGGGGGTGCGGTGATCTGTAAAACGGCGACAGCGGGATACGATGGGAAGGGCCAGTGGACGATCCGGCGGCCGGCCGATCTCGTGGAGGCGGAGGCGGCACTTCGGACAATGGCGCCGACCGGTGTGCGGTGGATTGTCGAGTCCATGGTGGATTATGTGCGGGAGTTGTCGGTGCTGGTCGTTCGAAGCGCAACCGGAGAGCATTGCCTGTATCCGGTTGTTGAAAACCGGCATGAGGCCGGGATTCTTCGGATGACAGTGGCTCCGGCGATGATTTCTCCCGAGGTTGCCGCACAGGCAAAGGACGTGGCGCTTCGTGCGGTGGAGGCGCTTGGCGGGATCGGCGTGTTTTGTGTCGAGCTCTTTCACCTTCGAGGGGATGGTTTATTGATCAACGAAATCGCGCCGCGCCCGCATAATTCTGGGCACTACACATTGGACGCCTGCGCCGTGTCGCAGTTCGAGCAGCAGGTGCGGGCCTTGTGCGGGATGCCGCTTGGAGAGGTCAGATTGTTGAGTCCTGCCGCGATGGTGAATCTGATCGGCCATGACGTTGAGAAGGTCACGAGTTCCACTGGATGCAGGGACCTCCTGACGATTCCTGGGGCCGAGCTTCACCTATACGGAAAGCGCACGGTCAGGCCTGGCCGAAAAATGGGACACGTAACCTTTCTCGCAGGGTCGGCCGATGAGGCCACGGATCGCGCCAGCCAATTCATAAAGATACTTGCGCGTTAA